The following coding sequences are from one Panicum hallii strain FIL2 chromosome 5, PHallii_v3.1, whole genome shotgun sequence window:
- the LOC112893507 gene encoding disease resistance protein At4g27190-like isoform X3 — protein MRRNGIMASYCCFRKPRQPSNMPVLQINHGELISFQGMLGLLGRPGVGVVVIQGIGGSGKTWAAKALYRAAKTSNLFDEYIWVSLSINCSMRKCFNKIAASLSCKTRDGLSVESTRAIIKEYLTPRKFLLVLDNAHFTEESILEYLGVPDPRQQRLGSKIFVTTRTGRARSVMLPNIEIMPQPLTYEESYDLLREKIGKDISFAHDLISYCYGIPLIIILLAGALYDAPTEETFSELVANAHAALSTKTSFFNTMQCMVKFGYHQLPSDNVRHCLLYCLIFPDDQGISVKELIWYWIMDGLLQEAVGFDEANHIEIRYIAPLERLEVLDASGCSSLKSVESGSFDRMVFLKVLDLSATSITSLTSIPVSMELRHINLQGCPFLGSEAPYGVSKDGGIRNLQLGSIEDLAAWMGMLWLPCGLTFQLSDRFGMKVSLDANRDSNSYVYASDTYFLKCLGEDSPLWYNCFQKFQIVISPSMDSETMDTDGQVRNTDSIFENSYFRAKHFTYSTDPTRYLEINGTVGVPSDLDGILCHAELILLKRLVMTTRFSDLIVRSMAAVRELWLENCDHLESLLSADEVQALSTVGNLSSLCKGVEDVTSFSCLKHLLLYCCPKLLYLFPSALHFPNLKTLHIRFCDVLKRVFDSSVLGEDTLPRLQSLQLWELPELTCVCGGVLPSLKNLKVRGCAKLRKIPVSVNENSPFVTTTGEQLWWDSLLWDDETIKRWLLFRNWGPLLPHLATEG, from the exons ATGAG GAGAAACGGTATAATGGCATCCTATTGTTGCTTCCGGAAGCCAAGGCAACCAAGTAATATGCCAGTGCTGCAAATTAATCACGGAGAGTTGATTTCGTTTCAAGGTATGCTCGGGCTGCTTGGTCGTCCAGGTGTTGGAGTAGTTGTCATCCAAGGTATAGGTGGTTCTGGAAAGACATGGGCTGCAAAGGCTCTATACCGAGCGGCAAAGACCTCAAATCTCTTCGATGAATATATCTGGGTTTCATTGTCAATAAATTGTAGCATGAGAAAGTGTTTCAACAAGATTGCAGCATCTTTATCATGTAAGACCAGAGACGGCTTGTCCGTAGAAAGCACTAGGGCTATAATAAAGGAATATCTCACGCCACGGAAGTTCCTACTAGTTCTTGATAATGCTCATTTCACTGAAGAAAGTATCTTAGAGTACCTGGGAGTTCCTGATCCTCGACAACAAAGGCTTGGCTCAAAAATCTTTGTGACTACAAGAACTGGGAGAGCACGGAGTGTCATGCTGCCAAATATAGAGATAATGCCACAACCACTCACTTATGAGGAGTCATACGACCTACTGCGCGAGAAGATTGGAAAAGATATCAGCTTTGCGCATGACTTAATCAGCTATTGCTATGGCATCCCACTCATAATCATCCTATTGGCTGGGGCACTGTATGATGCACCTACGGAAGAGACATTTAGTGAGTTGGTCGCAAATGCGCATGCTGCTCTATCAACCAAGACATCATTTTTCAACACGATGCAGTGCATGGTGAAATTTGGGTATCATCAGCTTCCTAGTGATAATGTGCGACACTGCTTGCTCTACTGTTTAATCTTCCCAGACGATCAAGGAATTTCAGTCAAAGAGTTAATTTGGTACTGGATAATGGATGGTCTACTCCAAGAAGCTGTTGGTTTTGATGAGGCTAACCACATTG AAATTCGATACATAGCTCCACTGGAACGGCTGGAGGTGCTGGATGCTTCAGGTTGTAGTTCTCTGAAGAGTGTAGAGTCTGGGTCATTTGACCGTATGGTGTTTCTCAAGGTCCTTGACCTCTCTGCCACTTCCATCACTTCCTTGACATCAATTCCAGTATCTATGGAGCTTCGCCACATCAATCTACAGGGTTGCCCATTTCTGGGATCTGAGGCCCCTTATGGAGTGTCAAAAGACGGTGGTATACGGAACCTGCAGCTTGGCAGTATTGAAGATCTAGCGGCTTGGATGGGCATGCTATGGTTACCTTGTGGACTGACTTTCCAGCTCTCTGATAGGTTTGGCATGAAAGTATCACTTGATGCCAACAGGGATAGTAATTCATATGTTTATGCCAGTGATACCTATTTTTTAAAATGCTTGGGAGAAGATTCTCCACTGTGGTATAACTGTTTTCAGAAGTTTCAAATTGTCATCTCCCCTTCGATGGATAGCGAAACCATGGACACTGATGGCCAAGTAAGAAATACAGATTCCATCTTTGAGAATTCGTACTTTAGGGCAAAGCACTTCACATATTCCACTGATCCCACGAGATATCTGGAAATAAATGGTACTGTTGGTGTTCCATCTGATCTTGATGGTATTCTGTGTCATGCTGAGCTGATATTGTTAAAGAGATTAGTTATGACCACCAGATTCTCTGATCTGATTGTTAGAAGTATGGCAGCAGTAAGAGAACTCTGGCTAGAAAATTGTGACCACCTGGAGAGTCTTCTGTCAGCAGACGAAGTTCAGGCACTGTCTACGGTAGGCAATTTATCATCCTTATGCAAAGGGGTGGAAGATGTGACTAGTTTCAGTTGTCTGAAGCACTTGCTCCTCTATTGCTGTCCAAAACTACTCTACCTATTCCCTTCGGCGCTACACTTTCCGAACCTTAAAACATTGCATATAAGATTTTGCGACGTTTTGAAGAGGGTATTTGACAGCTCGGTCTTGGGAGAGGACACTCTTCCAAGGTTGCAGTCGCTGCAACTGTGGGAGCTCCCTGAGCTAACCTGTGTGTGTGGTGGAGTCTTGCCATCTCTGAAGAACCTCAAGGTGAGAGGCTGCGCAAAACTGAGGAAAATTCCTGTTAGTGTGAATGAAAATAGCCCGTTTGTAACTACTACCGGGGAGCAGTTGTGGTGGGACAGTTTATTATGGGATGACGAAACCATCAAGCGTTGGTTGCTGTTCAGAAATTGGGGGCCCTTGCTACCTCATCTTGCAACTGAAGGATGA
- the LOC112893507 gene encoding probable disease resistance protein At1g61300 isoform X2, whose amino-acid sequence MASYCCFRKPRQPSNMPVLQINHGELISFQGMLGLLGRPGVGVVVIQGIGGSGKTWAAKALYRAAKTSNLFDEYIWVSLSINCSMRKCFNKIAASLSCKTRDGLSVESTRAIIKEYLTPRKFLLVLDNAHFTEESILEYLGVPDPRQQRLGSKIFVTTRTGRARSVMLPNIEIMPQPLTYEESYDLLREKIGKDISFAHDLISYCYGIPLIIILLAGALYDAPTEETFSELVANAHAALSTKTSFFNTMQCMVKFGYHQLPSDNVRHCLLYCLIFPDDQGISVKELIWYWIMDGLLQEAVGFDEANHIGKEILDVLIKHGMVYLDDNDHVHMHNMIRETVSRFGKDMGYKEQSYQYFSNPIVKLEHLSKYSDRVSLMDTEVEYLRGSPKCLHISSLLLRGNYLLKAISDEFFNQMAGTLQILDLSFTRNEVLPHSISYLIRLRMLLLIGCDHLQEIRYIAPLERLEVLDASGCSSLKSVESGSFDRMVFLKVLDLSATSITSLTSIPVSMELRHINLQGCPFLGSEAPYGVSKDGGIRNLQLGSIEDLAAWMGMLWLPCGLTFQLSDRFGMKVSLDANRDSNSYVYASDTYFLKCLGEDSPLWYNCFQKFQIVISPSMDSETMDTDGQVRNTDSIFENSYFRAKHFTYSTDPTRYLEINGTVGVPSDLDGILCHAELILLKRLVMTTRFSDLIVRSMAAVRELWLENCDHLESLLSADEVQALSTVGNLSSLCKGVEDVTSFSCLKHLLLYCCPKLLYLFPSALHFPNLKTLHIRFCDVLKRVFDSSVLGEDTLPRLQSLQLWELPELTCVCGGVLPSLKNLKVRGCAKLRKIPVSVNENSPFVTTTGEQLWWDSLLWDDETIKRWLLFRNWGPLLPHLATEG is encoded by the coding sequence ATGGCATCCTATTGTTGCTTCCGGAAGCCAAGGCAACCAAGTAATATGCCAGTGCTGCAAATTAATCACGGAGAGTTGATTTCGTTTCAAGGTATGCTCGGGCTGCTTGGTCGTCCAGGTGTTGGAGTAGTTGTCATCCAAGGTATAGGTGGTTCTGGAAAGACATGGGCTGCAAAGGCTCTATACCGAGCGGCAAAGACCTCAAATCTCTTCGATGAATATATCTGGGTTTCATTGTCAATAAATTGTAGCATGAGAAAGTGTTTCAACAAGATTGCAGCATCTTTATCATGTAAGACCAGAGACGGCTTGTCCGTAGAAAGCACTAGGGCTATAATAAAGGAATATCTCACGCCACGGAAGTTCCTACTAGTTCTTGATAATGCTCATTTCACTGAAGAAAGTATCTTAGAGTACCTGGGAGTTCCTGATCCTCGACAACAAAGGCTTGGCTCAAAAATCTTTGTGACTACAAGAACTGGGAGAGCACGGAGTGTCATGCTGCCAAATATAGAGATAATGCCACAACCACTCACTTATGAGGAGTCATACGACCTACTGCGCGAGAAGATTGGAAAAGATATCAGCTTTGCGCATGACTTAATCAGCTATTGCTATGGCATCCCACTCATAATCATCCTATTGGCTGGGGCACTGTATGATGCACCTACGGAAGAGACATTTAGTGAGTTGGTCGCAAATGCGCATGCTGCTCTATCAACCAAGACATCATTTTTCAACACGATGCAGTGCATGGTGAAATTTGGGTATCATCAGCTTCCTAGTGATAATGTGCGACACTGCTTGCTCTACTGTTTAATCTTCCCAGACGATCAAGGAATTTCAGTCAAAGAGTTAATTTGGTACTGGATAATGGATGGTCTACTCCAAGAAGCTGTTGGTTTTGATGAGGCTAACCACATTGGTAAGGAAATTCTTGATGTCCTCATAAAGCATGGTATGGTATATTTGGATGATAATGATCACGTACACATGCATAATATGATTAGGGAGACTGTGTCAAGATTTGGAAAGGATATGGGTTACAAAGAGCAAAGTTACCAGTATTTTAGCAATCCTATTGTCAAATTAGAGCATCTTTCAAAGTATAGCGATAGAGTTTCGTTAATGGACACTGAAGTGGAATATCTCCGCGGAAGTCCAAAGTGCTTACATATTTCATCATTACTTTTAAGAGGAAACTATCTTTTGAAAGCTATATCAGATGAATTCTTTAACCAAATGGCGGGAACACTGCAGATACTAGACCTGTCATTTACTCGAAATGAAGTGTTGCCGCATTCTATCTCCTATTTGATTAGGCTGAGAATGTTGTTACTGATTGGTTGTGATCATTTGCAAGAAATTCGATACATAGCTCCACTGGAACGGCTGGAGGTGCTGGATGCTTCAGGTTGTAGTTCTCTGAAGAGTGTAGAGTCTGGGTCATTTGACCGTATGGTGTTTCTCAAGGTCCTTGACCTCTCTGCCACTTCCATCACTTCCTTGACATCAATTCCAGTATCTATGGAGCTTCGCCACATCAATCTACAGGGTTGCCCATTTCTGGGATCTGAGGCCCCTTATGGAGTGTCAAAAGACGGTGGTATACGGAACCTGCAGCTTGGCAGTATTGAAGATCTAGCGGCTTGGATGGGCATGCTATGGTTACCTTGTGGACTGACTTTCCAGCTCTCTGATAGGTTTGGCATGAAAGTATCACTTGATGCCAACAGGGATAGTAATTCATATGTTTATGCCAGTGATACCTATTTTTTAAAATGCTTGGGAGAAGATTCTCCACTGTGGTATAACTGTTTTCAGAAGTTTCAAATTGTCATCTCCCCTTCGATGGATAGCGAAACCATGGACACTGATGGCCAAGTAAGAAATACAGATTCCATCTTTGAGAATTCGTACTTTAGGGCAAAGCACTTCACATATTCCACTGATCCCACGAGATATCTGGAAATAAATGGTACTGTTGGTGTTCCATCTGATCTTGATGGTATTCTGTGTCATGCTGAGCTGATATTGTTAAAGAGATTAGTTATGACCACCAGATTCTCTGATCTGATTGTTAGAAGTATGGCAGCAGTAAGAGAACTCTGGCTAGAAAATTGTGACCACCTGGAGAGTCTTCTGTCAGCAGACGAAGTTCAGGCACTGTCTACGGTAGGCAATTTATCATCCTTATGCAAAGGGGTGGAAGATGTGACTAGTTTCAGTTGTCTGAAGCACTTGCTCCTCTATTGCTGTCCAAAACTACTCTACCTATTCCCTTCGGCGCTACACTTTCCGAACCTTAAAACATTGCATATAAGATTTTGCGACGTTTTGAAGAGGGTATTTGACAGCTCGGTCTTGGGAGAGGACACTCTTCCAAGGTTGCAGTCGCTGCAACTGTGGGAGCTCCCTGAGCTAACCTGTGTGTGTGGTGGAGTCTTGCCATCTCTGAAGAACCTCAAGGTGAGAGGCTGCGCAAAACTGAGGAAAATTCCTGTTAGTGTGAATGAAAATAGCCCGTTTGTAACTACTACCGGGGAGCAGTTGTGGTGGGACAGTTTATTATGGGATGACGAAACCATCAAGCGTTGGTTGCTGTTCAGAAATTGGGGGCCCTTGCTACCTCATCTTGCAACTGAAGGATGA
- the LOC112893507 gene encoding probable disease resistance protein At1g61300 isoform X1 — MRRNGIMASYCCFRKPRQPSNMPVLQINHGELISFQGMLGLLGRPGVGVVVIQGIGGSGKTWAAKALYRAAKTSNLFDEYIWVSLSINCSMRKCFNKIAASLSCKTRDGLSVESTRAIIKEYLTPRKFLLVLDNAHFTEESILEYLGVPDPRQQRLGSKIFVTTRTGRARSVMLPNIEIMPQPLTYEESYDLLREKIGKDISFAHDLISYCYGIPLIIILLAGALYDAPTEETFSELVANAHAALSTKTSFFNTMQCMVKFGYHQLPSDNVRHCLLYCLIFPDDQGISVKELIWYWIMDGLLQEAVGFDEANHIGKEILDVLIKHGMVYLDDNDHVHMHNMIRETVSRFGKDMGYKEQSYQYFSNPIVKLEHLSKYSDRVSLMDTEVEYLRGSPKCLHISSLLLRGNYLLKAISDEFFNQMAGTLQILDLSFTRNEVLPHSISYLIRLRMLLLIGCDHLQEIRYIAPLERLEVLDASGCSSLKSVESGSFDRMVFLKVLDLSATSITSLTSIPVSMELRHINLQGCPFLGSEAPYGVSKDGGIRNLQLGSIEDLAAWMGMLWLPCGLTFQLSDRFGMKVSLDANRDSNSYVYASDTYFLKCLGEDSPLWYNCFQKFQIVISPSMDSETMDTDGQVRNTDSIFENSYFRAKHFTYSTDPTRYLEINGTVGVPSDLDGILCHAELILLKRLVMTTRFSDLIVRSMAAVRELWLENCDHLESLLSADEVQALSTVGNLSSLCKGVEDVTSFSCLKHLLLYCCPKLLYLFPSALHFPNLKTLHIRFCDVLKRVFDSSVLGEDTLPRLQSLQLWELPELTCVCGGVLPSLKNLKVRGCAKLRKIPVSVNENSPFVTTTGEQLWWDSLLWDDETIKRWLLFRNWGPLLPHLATEG, encoded by the exons ATGAG GAGAAACGGTATAATGGCATCCTATTGTTGCTTCCGGAAGCCAAGGCAACCAAGTAATATGCCAGTGCTGCAAATTAATCACGGAGAGTTGATTTCGTTTCAAGGTATGCTCGGGCTGCTTGGTCGTCCAGGTGTTGGAGTAGTTGTCATCCAAGGTATAGGTGGTTCTGGAAAGACATGGGCTGCAAAGGCTCTATACCGAGCGGCAAAGACCTCAAATCTCTTCGATGAATATATCTGGGTTTCATTGTCAATAAATTGTAGCATGAGAAAGTGTTTCAACAAGATTGCAGCATCTTTATCATGTAAGACCAGAGACGGCTTGTCCGTAGAAAGCACTAGGGCTATAATAAAGGAATATCTCACGCCACGGAAGTTCCTACTAGTTCTTGATAATGCTCATTTCACTGAAGAAAGTATCTTAGAGTACCTGGGAGTTCCTGATCCTCGACAACAAAGGCTTGGCTCAAAAATCTTTGTGACTACAAGAACTGGGAGAGCACGGAGTGTCATGCTGCCAAATATAGAGATAATGCCACAACCACTCACTTATGAGGAGTCATACGACCTACTGCGCGAGAAGATTGGAAAAGATATCAGCTTTGCGCATGACTTAATCAGCTATTGCTATGGCATCCCACTCATAATCATCCTATTGGCTGGGGCACTGTATGATGCACCTACGGAAGAGACATTTAGTGAGTTGGTCGCAAATGCGCATGCTGCTCTATCAACCAAGACATCATTTTTCAACACGATGCAGTGCATGGTGAAATTTGGGTATCATCAGCTTCCTAGTGATAATGTGCGACACTGCTTGCTCTACTGTTTAATCTTCCCAGACGATCAAGGAATTTCAGTCAAAGAGTTAATTTGGTACTGGATAATGGATGGTCTACTCCAAGAAGCTGTTGGTTTTGATGAGGCTAACCACATTGGTAAGGAAATTCTTGATGTCCTCATAAAGCATGGTATGGTATATTTGGATGATAATGATCACGTACACATGCATAATATGATTAGGGAGACTGTGTCAAGATTTGGAAAGGATATGGGTTACAAAGAGCAAAGTTACCAGTATTTTAGCAATCCTATTGTCAAATTAGAGCATCTTTCAAAGTATAGCGATAGAGTTTCGTTAATGGACACTGAAGTGGAATATCTCCGCGGAAGTCCAAAGTGCTTACATATTTCATCATTACTTTTAAGAGGAAACTATCTTTTGAAAGCTATATCAGATGAATTCTTTAACCAAATGGCGGGAACACTGCAGATACTAGACCTGTCATTTACTCGAAATGAAGTGTTGCCGCATTCTATCTCCTATTTGATTAGGCTGAGAATGTTGTTACTGATTGGTTGTGATCATTTGCAAGAAATTCGATACATAGCTCCACTGGAACGGCTGGAGGTGCTGGATGCTTCAGGTTGTAGTTCTCTGAAGAGTGTAGAGTCTGGGTCATTTGACCGTATGGTGTTTCTCAAGGTCCTTGACCTCTCTGCCACTTCCATCACTTCCTTGACATCAATTCCAGTATCTATGGAGCTTCGCCACATCAATCTACAGGGTTGCCCATTTCTGGGATCTGAGGCCCCTTATGGAGTGTCAAAAGACGGTGGTATACGGAACCTGCAGCTTGGCAGTATTGAAGATCTAGCGGCTTGGATGGGCATGCTATGGTTACCTTGTGGACTGACTTTCCAGCTCTCTGATAGGTTTGGCATGAAAGTATCACTTGATGCCAACAGGGATAGTAATTCATATGTTTATGCCAGTGATACCTATTTTTTAAAATGCTTGGGAGAAGATTCTCCACTGTGGTATAACTGTTTTCAGAAGTTTCAAATTGTCATCTCCCCTTCGATGGATAGCGAAACCATGGACACTGATGGCCAAGTAAGAAATACAGATTCCATCTTTGAGAATTCGTACTTTAGGGCAAAGCACTTCACATATTCCACTGATCCCACGAGATATCTGGAAATAAATGGTACTGTTGGTGTTCCATCTGATCTTGATGGTATTCTGTGTCATGCTGAGCTGATATTGTTAAAGAGATTAGTTATGACCACCAGATTCTCTGATCTGATTGTTAGAAGTATGGCAGCAGTAAGAGAACTCTGGCTAGAAAATTGTGACCACCTGGAGAGTCTTCTGTCAGCAGACGAAGTTCAGGCACTGTCTACGGTAGGCAATTTATCATCCTTATGCAAAGGGGTGGAAGATGTGACTAGTTTCAGTTGTCTGAAGCACTTGCTCCTCTATTGCTGTCCAAAACTACTCTACCTATTCCCTTCGGCGCTACACTTTCCGAACCTTAAAACATTGCATATAAGATTTTGCGACGTTTTGAAGAGGGTATTTGACAGCTCGGTCTTGGGAGAGGACACTCTTCCAAGGTTGCAGTCGCTGCAACTGTGGGAGCTCCCTGAGCTAACCTGTGTGTGTGGTGGAGTCTTGCCATCTCTGAAGAACCTCAAGGTGAGAGGCTGCGCAAAACTGAGGAAAATTCCTGTTAGTGTGAATGAAAATAGCCCGTTTGTAACTACTACCGGGGAGCAGTTGTGGTGGGACAGTTTATTATGGGATGACGAAACCATCAAGCGTTGGTTGCTGTTCAGAAATTGGGGGCCCTTGCTACCTCATCTTGCAACTGAAGGATGA